From a region of the Marasmius oreades isolate 03SP1 chromosome 7, whole genome shotgun sequence genome:
- a CDS encoding uncharacterized protein (BUSCO:EOG09263GUT) produces the protein MSTAPDEPAIDAVQARTGPSARVELPVVNREAQSSDEEEEKEVEYEVEEGDFLADWPDETEDLELIHSRIGSLDELRLPRFAQHLKKLCLRQNHVSHLDPEVFQQLTKLEELDLYDNKVKDVGNALNNLSKLTVLDLSFNLVKMIPEALNHLPSLETVYFVQNKITKITNLDSSSNLRSLELGGNRIRRIENLESLVNLEELWLGKNKITKIEGISTLKRLKILSLQSNRITVIENLEGLETLEELYLSHNGIKKLEGLDDNRELRTLDVGANFISAIENVSHLTKLEELWMNGNQIPDLKALEPELGHIKTLQTIYLEANPCQKNDMTGYRRKVMLALKQLQQIDATYVKV, from the exons ATGTCGACAGCACCAGATGAACCTGCTATTGATGCTGTTCAAGCACG TACGGGACCAAGTGCGCGAGTTGAGCTGCCTGTCGTGAACCGGGAAGCTCAAagttctgatgaagaagaagagaaagaggtgGAGTACGAGGTGGAAGAGGGTGATTTCCTCGCAGACTGGCCAGATGAGACTGAG GACTTGGAGTTGATACATTCGCGCATCGGATCGTTGGACGAATTGAGGCTTCCAAGGTTTGCCCAGCATTTGAAGAAGCTATGCCTTCGCCAAAATCACGTCTCTCATTTGGATCCTGAAGTGTTCCAACAACTAACGAAACTCGAGGAGTTGGATTTGTACGATAACAAAGTGAAAGACGTCGGAAATGCTCTGAACAACTTATCGAAGTTAAC TGTTCTCGATCTTTCATTCAACCTTGTCAAAATGATTCCGGAAGCTTTGAATCATCTTCCTTCCCTGGAGACGGTGTATTTTGTTCAAAATAAGATAACAAAAATCACAAATCTTGATTCATCCTCGAACTTGCGTAGTCTTGAATTGGGTGGAAATCGAATACGC CGAATAGAGAACCTAGAAAGTCTGGTCAATTTAGAAGAATTATGGCTAGGGAAGAATAAAATCACGAAGATCGAG GGTATATCCACTCTGAAGCGACTCAAGATTCTTTCCCTGCAATCAAATCGAATAACCGTCATTGAAAATTTAGAGGGACTGGAAACTCTTGAGGAGTTATATCTAAGTCATAATGGTATCAAGAAACTTGAAGGGTTGGATGATAAC AGGGAGCTCAGGACGCTCGATGTCGGAGCCAACTTCATATCTGCAATCGAAAATGTATCGCATTTGACAAAGTTGGAGGAACTTTGG ATGAATGGTAACCAGATACCTGACTTGAAAGCCTTGGAACCGGAACTCGGTCATATAAAAACCTTGCAAACCATCTATTTAGAAGCAAATCCCTGTCAAAAGAATGACATGACTGGGTATAGAAGGAAGGTGATGCTTGCACTAAAGCAATTACAGCAAATCGACGCTAC ATACGTGAAGGTATAG
- a CDS encoding uncharacterized protein (BUSCO:EOG09260SAH): MSAWEPSATISTRIDHSDIIRVSNSPDSAHQTPILQVISESRSKGYDSVCLPLTTDAWRKRWTEMCILYDWGDEKKKRESRRESRMFVSRDVAADKKAETWRENPCFEIDEVTITRLDEAEGVTAIISEWLELDTEDDWIRCDAEIALKQELAYASYLSIQTAILPPPRNREYVSSYARIINTCLRKAPYMNLAVRLPVYDPHAIQDPISPLSGVANKVTPNATPVVPGSPRLTTPPNGQKQINAVKSLEAQIDAAWEVWDLIRTICEYNTRLSLALDLGPPLPNSLDVLNKWSAEAVRYICLPASTFIANAKGYPVLPKPTQTFIRDSMAHRPNIVLSSVSSNLHARGGEDAYSQYIKHLEATSPIVLATRKAGSVENFAQGYQDFLQAPLQPLMDNLHSITYQTFEQDPVKYRNYEEAVYRALLDRPQAVRIVICVAGAGRGPLVARCLSAIQRSDRNAFVYAVEKNPNAFVTLQHRLRSEWQGKVKLLFGDMRQITIDEQADILVSELLGSFGDNELSPECLDGAMRFLKPGGISIPSSYTAHLAPLSSSKLYNEAVNVLSGDGGGASSRCGPKVQECWEFEHPRRDVVLDGRGLPPTNTHNTRSAKLNFHIPHAGVLHGFAGYFEAVLYGNIGLSIHPHRKNSISKDMLSWFPLFFPLREPLYLPRNSELHVSIWRLTNQRQVWYEWHAESFLSIDGTPSEMTTRQSTPSIGTASRSSLLPSSPSFASSPLIDAVEIPGERKAQREDSDYSRMMDGLLKIGHTGLHNADGRSSWMGL, translated from the exons ATGTCAGCCTGGGAGCCGTCTGCGACAATATCTACCAGAATCGACCACTCTGATATAATTCGCGTCTCAAATTCTCCGGACTCTGCTCACCAGACCCCAATATTGCAAGTCATCTCAGAATCACGATCTAAAGGTTACGATAGTGTTTGTCTACCACTGACGACTGATGCCTGGAGGAAAAGATGGACCGAAATGTGTATACTCTATGACTGGGGAGAcgaaaaaaagaagagagagagtCGCAGGGAAAGCAGAATGTTTGTAAGTCGGGATGTTGCTGCAGATAAGAAAGCCGAAACCTGGAGGGAGAATCCTTGTTTCGAGATTGACGAAGTCACTATAACGAGGCTTG ACGAGGCTGAAGGTGTCACCGCCATTATATCTGAATGGTTAGAGCTTGATACAGAAGATGACTGGATCCGCTGTGACGCCGAAATC GCACTTAAACAAGAACTAGCATACGCTTCATATCTCAGTATTCAGACGGCGATCTTACCACCACCTCGAAATCGCGAATACGTATCGTCGTATGCCAGGATTATCAATACTTGCCTACGAAAGGCCCCATATATGAATTTGGCCGTTCGCCTTCCTGTGTATGACCCTCATGCAATACAAGACCCAATATCGCCGCTATCTGGAGTAGCAAATAAAGTGACGCCAAACGCTACACCAGTGGTGCCAGGGTCTCCACGCTTGACCACGCCTCCCAATGGGCAGAAGCAAATTAATGCTGTAAAGTCTCTAGAGGCTCAGATAGACGCGGCATGGGAAGTTTGGGACCTTATAAGGACCATCTGCGAGTACAACACCAGGCTATCGTTAG CTCTTGACCTTGGACCTCCACTCCCAAACAGTCTCGACGTTCTAAACAAATGGTCAGCAGAAGCCGTTCGATACATTTGCCTTCCCGCGTCGACTTTCATTGCCAATGCCAAAGGATACCCAGTGCTTCCAAAGCCTACGCAAACTTTTATAAGAGATTCCATGGCG CACCGGCCTAATATTGTGCTTTCAAGCGTTTCGTCCAATTTGCATGCTCGTGGCGGAGAGGATGCTTATTCTCAATACATTAAACACCTGGAAGCTACGAGCCCAATTGTGCTAGCTACCCGAAAAGCAGGTTCAGTGGAAAACTTTGCTCAAGGATATCAGGATTTCCTCCAGGCCCCACTACAG CCTCTGATGGATAATTTACATTCCATCACATACCAAACATTTGAGCAGGATCCTGTGAAATACCGAAACTATGAAGAG GCTGTTTACAGAGCATTGCTGGACCGCCCACAAGCGGTCAGAAT CGTTATTTGCGTCGCTGGAGCAGGTCGGGGACCCCTCGTCGCTCGATGCCTATCAGCCATCCAGCGGTCCGATCGAAATGCTTTTGTCTATGCAGTAGAGAAAAATCCAAACGCTTTTGTCAC GTTACAACATAGATTACGCTCTGAGTGGCAGGGAAAAGTCAAGTTGCTGTTTGGAGACATGCGACAAATAACTATCGATGAACAGGCGGATATTTTAGTCAGCGAGCTCCTGGGGTCATTTGGAGATAATGAGCTGAGCCCGGAATGTCTGGATGGAGCCATGAGGTTCCTCAAAC CCGGTGGCATCTCGATTCCTTCATCATATACTGCTCACTTGGCGCCGTTATCGTCCTCTAAATTGTATAACGAG GCAGTAAACGTCCTCAGTGGTGACGGGGGAGGAGCCAGCAGTAGATGCGGCCCCAAAGTTCAGGAGTGCTGGGAGTTCGAACATCCGAGACGTGATGTGGTTCTTGATGGACGAG GGCTTCCTCCCACAAATACTCATAATACCCGCTCGGCCAAGTTGAACTTCCATATTCCGCATGCAGGTGTTCTACA CGGCTTCGCAGGTTACTTTGAAGCTGTCTTGTATGGAAATATTGGTCTCAGCATCCATCCGCATCGGAAGAACTCAATCTCGAAGGACATGCTAAGCTGGTTCCCGCTGTTCTTCCCTCTGAGG GAACCACTCTACCTACCAAGGAACTCTGAATTGCATGTTTCCATCTGGCGACTAACCAATCAGCGGCAAGTATGGTACGAGTGGCACGCAGAATCCTTCCTATCGATCGATGGAACTCCTTCGGAGATGACGACAAGGCAGTCCACTCCTTCAATCGGAACTGCTTCGCGCTCCTCATTGCTGCCTTCGTCACCGTCATTTGCCTCTAGTCCCCTCATTGATGCAGTCGAAATCCCTGGTGAACGCAAGGCTCAACGCGAAGACTCGGATTACTCTAGAATGATGGATGGCCTGCTTAAAATTGGGCATACAGGGCTTCACAACGCAGATGGACGAAGCAGTTGGatgggactgtga
- a CDS encoding uncharacterized protein (BUSCO:EOG09260SAH) — protein MNLAVRLPVYDPHAIQDPISPLSGVANKVTPNATPVVPGSPRLTTPPNGQKQINAVKSLEAQIDAAWEVWDLIRTICEYNTRLSLALDLGPPLPNSLDVLNKWSAEAVRYICLPASTFIANAKGYPVLPKPTQTFIRDSMAHRPNIVLSSVSSNLHARGGEDAYSQYIKHLEATSPIVLATRKAGSVENFAQGYQDFLQAPLQPLMDNLHSITYQTFEQDPVKYRNYEEAVYRALLDRPQAVRIVICVAGAGRGPLVARCLSAIQRSDRNAFVYAVEKNPNAFVTLQHRLRSEWQGKVKLLFGDMRQITIDEQADILVSELLGSFGDNELSPECLDGAMRFLKPGGISIPSSYTAHLAPLSSSKLYNEARSVKDLKSLETPYVVMFQAVNVLSGDGGGASSRCGPKVQECWEFEHPRRDVVLDGRGLPPTNTHNTRSAKLNFHIPHAGVLHGFAGYFEAVLYGNIGLSIHPHRKNSISKDMLSWFPLFFPLREPLYLPRNSELHVSIWRLTNQRQVWYEWHAESFLSIDGTPSEMTTRQSTPSIGTASRSSLLPSSPSFASSPLIDAVEIPGERKAQREDSDYSRMMDGLLKIGHTGLHNADGRSSWMGL, from the exons ATGAATTTGGCCGTTCGCCTTCCTGTGTATGACCCTCATGCAATACAAGACCCAATATCGCCGCTATCTGGAGTAGCAAATAAAGTGACGCCAAACGCTACACCAGTGGTGCCAGGGTCTCCACGCTTGACCACGCCTCCCAATGGGCAGAAGCAAATTAATGCTGTAAAGTCTCTAGAGGCTCAGATAGACGCGGCATGGGAAGTTTGGGACCTTATAAGGACCATCTGCGAGTACAACACCAGGCTATCGTTAG CTCTTGACCTTGGACCTCCACTCCCAAACAGTCTCGACGTTCTAAACAAATGGTCAGCAGAAGCCGTTCGATACATTTGCCTTCCCGCGTCGACTTTCATTGCCAATGCCAAAGGATACCCAGTGCTTCCAAAGCCTACGCAAACTTTTATAAGAGATTCCATGGCG CACCGGCCTAATATTGTGCTTTCAAGCGTTTCGTCCAATTTGCATGCTCGTGGCGGAGAGGATGCTTATTCTCAATACATTAAACACCTGGAAGCTACGAGCCCAATTGTGCTAGCTACCCGAAAAGCAGGTTCAGTGGAAAACTTTGCTCAAGGATATCAGGATTTCCTCCAGGCCCCACTACAG CCTCTGATGGATAATTTACATTCCATCACATACCAAACATTTGAGCAGGATCCTGTGAAATACCGAAACTATGAAGAG GCTGTTTACAGAGCATTGCTGGACCGCCCACAAGCGGTCAGAAT CGTTATTTGCGTCGCTGGAGCAGGTCGGGGACCCCTCGTCGCTCGATGCCTATCAGCCATCCAGCGGTCCGATCGAAATGCTTTTGTCTATGCAGTAGAGAAAAATCCAAACGCTTTTGTCAC GTTACAACATAGATTACGCTCTGAGTGGCAGGGAAAAGTCAAGTTGCTGTTTGGAGACATGCGACAAATAACTATCGATGAACAGGCGGATATTTTAGTCAGCGAGCTCCTGGGGTCATTTGGAGATAATGAGCTGAGCCCGGAATGTCTGGATGGAGCCATGAGGTTCCTCAAAC CCGGTGGCATCTCGATTCCTTCATCATATACTGCTCACTTGGCGCCGTTATCGTCCTCTAAATTGTATAACGAGGCGCGTTCGGTAAAGGATCTCAAGAGCCTAGAAACTCCTTACGTTGTGATGTTCCAGGCAGTAAACGTCCTCAGTGGTGACGGGGGAGGAGCCAGCAGTAGATGCGGCCCCAAAGTTCAGGAGTGCTGGGAGTTCGAACATCCGAGACGTGATGTGGTTCTTGATGGACGAG GGCTTCCTCCCACAAATACTCATAATACCCGCTCGGCCAAGTTGAACTTCCATATTCCGCATGCAGGTGTTCTACA CGGCTTCGCAGGTTACTTTGAAGCTGTCTTGTATGGAAATATTGGTCTCAGCATCCATCCGCATCGGAAGAACTCAATCTCGAAGGACATGCTAAGCTGGTTCCCGCTGTTCTTCCCTCTGAGG GAACCACTCTACCTACCAAGGAACTCTGAATTGCATGTTTCCATCTGGCGACTAACCAATCAGCGGCAAGTATGGTACGAGTGGCACGCAGAATCCTTCCTATCGATCGATGGAACTCCTTCGGAGATGACGACAAGGCAGTCCACTCCTTCAATCGGAACTGCTTCGCGCTCCTCATTGCTGCCTTCGTCACCGTCATTTGCCTCTAGTCCCCTCATTGATGCAGTCGAAATCCCTGGTGAACGCAAGGCTCAACGCGAAGACTCGGATTACTCTAGAATGATGGATGGCCTGCTTAAAATTGGGCATACAGGGCTTCACAACGCAGATGGACGAAGCAGTTGGatgggactgtga